In Camelus ferus isolate YT-003-E chromosome 10, BCGSAC_Cfer_1.0, whole genome shotgun sequence, the following proteins share a genomic window:
- the LOC102516612 gene encoding NADH-cytochrome b5 reductase 2 isoform X1: MFGVSFRDPSLLLAITVIGVTVLLLALKNMNFKRRHPITLQDPETKYPLPLIEKEQISHNTRRFRFGLPSPDHALGLPVGNYVHLLAKIDDVLVIRAYTPVSSDDDLGFVDLIIKIYFKNVHPNHPEGGKMTQYLENMKIGDTILFRGPSGRLFYQGSGKFAIKPYKMSEPENKLVHHLGMIAGGTGITPMLQLIRCITKKPSDRTRMSLIFANQTEEDILMRKELEEVARTHPKQFKLWYTLDRPPVGWKYSSGFITEDMIKEHLPPPGRSTFILVCGPLALIQTAAHPNLEKLGYTKDMIFTY; this comes from the exons ATGTTCGGCGTCTCGTTCCGG GACCCGTCCCTGCTCCTCGCCATCACTGTTATTGGGGTCACTGTGCTCCTGTTGGCCCTGAAGAACATGAACTTCAAGAGGAGACATCCCATCACCTTACAGGACCCTGAAACCAAGTACCCTCTGCCCTTGATTGAGAAAGAG caAATCAGTCACAACACCCGGAGGTTCCGCTTTGGACTGCCATCACCAGACCATGCCTTAGGGCTTCCTGTAG GTAACTATGTTCATCTCTTGGCCAAAATTGATGATGTTTTGGTGATCAGGGCTTATACGCCTGTGTCCAGTGATGATGATCTTGGCTTTGTGGACTTAATCATAAAG ATCTACTTCAAAAATGTACACCCTAATCATCCAGAAGGGGGGAAGATGACTCAGTACTTGGAGAACATGAAAATTGGGGACACCATCCTTTTTCGAGGGCCATCTGGGCGCCTCTTCTATCAGGGGTCAG GGAAGTTTGCCATCAAGCCGTACAAAATGAGTGAGCCTGAAAATAAACTGGTCCATCACCTGGGAATGATTGCCGGGGGCACAG GGATCACGCCCATGCTGCAGCTCATCCGCTGCATCACCAAGAAGCCCAGTGACAGGACCAGGATGTCCCTCATCTTTGCCAACCAG ACAGAGGAGGATATCTTGATGAGAAAAGAGCTTGAAGAAGTTGCCAGAACCCATCCAAAGCAGTTCAAACTGTGGTACACCCTGGACAGGCCTCCTGTTG GCTGGAAGTACAGCTCAGGCTTCATTACCGAGGATATGATCAAAGAGCACCTCCCGCCTCCTGGGAGGTCCACATTCATCCTGGTATGTGGCCCACTAGCCCTGATCCAGACAGCTGCACACCCAAACCTGGAGAAACTGGGTTACACCAAGGATATGATTTTCACCTACTAA
- the LOC102516612 gene encoding NADH-cytochrome b5 reductase 2 isoform X2, whose protein sequence is MNFKRRHPITLQDPETKYPLPLIEKEQISHNTRRFRFGLPSPDHALGLPVGNYVHLLAKIDDVLVIRAYTPVSSDDDLGFVDLIIKIYFKNVHPNHPEGGKMTQYLENMKIGDTILFRGPSGRLFYQGSGKFAIKPYKMSEPENKLVHHLGMIAGGTGITPMLQLIRCITKKPSDRTRMSLIFANQTEEDILMRKELEEVARTHPKQFKLWYTLDRPPVGWKYSSGFITEDMIKEHLPPPGRSTFILVCGPLALIQTAAHPNLEKLGYTKDMIFTY, encoded by the exons ATGAACTTCAAGAGGAGACATCCCATCACCTTACAGGACCCTGAAACCAAGTACCCTCTGCCCTTGATTGAGAAAGAG caAATCAGTCACAACACCCGGAGGTTCCGCTTTGGACTGCCATCACCAGACCATGCCTTAGGGCTTCCTGTAG GTAACTATGTTCATCTCTTGGCCAAAATTGATGATGTTTTGGTGATCAGGGCTTATACGCCTGTGTCCAGTGATGATGATCTTGGCTTTGTGGACTTAATCATAAAG ATCTACTTCAAAAATGTACACCCTAATCATCCAGAAGGGGGGAAGATGACTCAGTACTTGGAGAACATGAAAATTGGGGACACCATCCTTTTTCGAGGGCCATCTGGGCGCCTCTTCTATCAGGGGTCAG GGAAGTTTGCCATCAAGCCGTACAAAATGAGTGAGCCTGAAAATAAACTGGTCCATCACCTGGGAATGATTGCCGGGGGCACAG GGATCACGCCCATGCTGCAGCTCATCCGCTGCATCACCAAGAAGCCCAGTGACAGGACCAGGATGTCCCTCATCTTTGCCAACCAG ACAGAGGAGGATATCTTGATGAGAAAAGAGCTTGAAGAAGTTGCCAGAACCCATCCAAAGCAGTTCAAACTGTGGTACACCCTGGACAGGCCTCCTGTTG GCTGGAAGTACAGCTCAGGCTTCATTACCGAGGATATGATCAAAGAGCACCTCCCGCCTCCTGGGAGGTCCACATTCATCCTGGTATGTGGCCCACTAGCCCTGATCCAGACAGCTGCACACCCAAACCTGGAGAAACTGGGTTACACCAAGGATATGATTTTCACCTACTAA